A window from Chromatiaceae bacterium encodes these proteins:
- a CDS encoding malonyl-CoA synthase yields the protein MSNANLYALFRDRFPRDADALFLDAGNGRQLRYDEIDARSGRMHELLLRRGVEKGDRVVVQVEKSIEAVLLYLACLRAGAIYIPLNTAYTASEIAYFLNDATPRLFVCTPGKHGALREVARDCGVHEVLTLGADGDGDLLAAQAKLPANDSVVEVEPDELAAILYTSGTTGRSKGAMLSHANLASNAQVLYHYWHWQHQDVLLHALPIFHVHGLFVALHCALLGGSRVLFMRRFDADGIIERLPRCSVMMGVPTFYTRLLDHPGLNREACRNMRLFISGSAPLLADTHRAFEARTGHRILERYGMTEAGMITSNPYDGERVAGTVGFALPGIDARVVDEQGVELPHGEAGVLEISGPNVFRGYWQMPEKTAEEFRPDGWFITGDIAVMDADGRVTIVGRAKDLIISGGFNVYPKEIEAQLDELPGVKESAVIGVPHPDFGEGVTAVVVPDGSAVLSEQAVVDALADRLARFKQPKRVYIVDELPRNTMGKVQKNVLRATYKDTFA from the coding sequence ATGAGTAACGCCAACCTTTACGCGCTGTTCCGCGACCGATTCCCCCGAGACGCCGACGCCCTGTTCCTGGATGCCGGCAACGGCCGTCAATTGCGCTACGACGAGATCGATGCACGCAGTGGCCGCATGCACGAGCTGTTGTTGCGGCGCGGGGTGGAGAAAGGCGACCGCGTCGTCGTGCAGGTGGAAAAGTCGATCGAGGCGGTGCTGTTGTATCTCGCGTGCCTGCGTGCCGGCGCGATCTATATCCCGCTGAACACCGCGTATACCGCGAGCGAGATTGCCTACTTTCTCAACGATGCGACACCGCGCCTGTTCGTGTGCACACCCGGGAAACACGGCGCACTGCGCGAGGTCGCGCGCGACTGCGGGGTGCACGAGGTGTTGACCCTTGGCGCGGACGGAGACGGCGACCTGCTGGCCGCCCAGGCAAAGCTTCCGGCAAACGACAGTGTGGTGGAGGTCGAGCCTGATGAACTGGCGGCGATCCTGTACACCTCGGGGACCACGGGCCGTTCCAAGGGCGCGATGCTGAGCCACGCGAACCTGGCGTCGAATGCGCAGGTGCTGTACCACTACTGGCATTGGCAGCATCAAGATGTGTTGCTGCACGCATTGCCGATCTTCCATGTGCACGGTCTGTTCGTCGCGCTGCATTGCGCATTGCTCGGCGGTTCGCGGGTCCTGTTCATGCGGCGTTTCGACGCCGACGGCATCATTGAGCGGTTGCCGAGGTGCAGTGTGATGATGGGTGTGCCGACGTTCTACACACGCCTGCTCGATCACCCGGGCCTGAACCGCGAGGCGTGCCGCAACATGCGCCTGTTCATCTCCGGTTCGGCACCGCTGCTCGCCGACACCCATCGCGCGTTCGAGGCCCGAACCGGGCACAGGATCCTGGAACGCTACGGCATGACCGAGGCCGGCATGATCACCTCCAATCCCTACGACGGCGAACGGGTCGCCGGTACGGTCGGCTTCGCGCTCCCCGGGATCGACGCCCGGGTGGTCGACGAGCAGGGCGTCGAGCTGCCGCACGGTGAGGCCGGGGTGCTCGAGATCTCCGGGCCCAACGTGTTCAGGGGATACTGGCAGATGCCCGAAAAGACTGCCGAAGAGTTCCGGCCCGACGGGTGGTTCATCACCGGCGACATCGCGGTCATGGACGCGGACGGCCGAGTGACCATCGTCGGCCGCGCGAAGGACCTGATCATCTCGGGCGGCTTCAATGTCTACCCCAAGGAGATCGAGGCGCAGCTCGACGAGCTGCCCGGCGTCAAGGAATCCGCGGTGATCGGTGTACCGCATCCGGACTTCGGTGAAGGCGTGACCGCGGTCGTGGTACCGGACGGCAGCGCCGTGCTGTCGGAGCAGGCCGTGGTCGATGCGCTGGCTGACCGGCTGGCGCGGTTCAAGCAACCGAAACGCGTGTACATCGTCGACGAGCTGCCACGCAACACCATGGGCAAGGTGCAGAAAAACGTGCTGCGCGCGACCTACAAGGACACCTTTGCGTGA
- a CDS encoding YiiD C-terminal domain-containing protein, whose amino-acid sequence MSDVADLQAKILRGIPMSDAMGYCITHLDATAITVEAPLAPNVNVHGTGFAGSLYALGILTAWALSAHLIARAGLDAELVVAAATIRYRRPVREDIRCRCAVDVDAAHAFTEHLAGAGRARLALEVRVGDGPAAVIEAQMHARLAEPPP is encoded by the coding sequence GTGAGCGATGTCGCGGACCTGCAGGCGAAGATCCTGCGCGGGATCCCGATGAGCGATGCGATGGGGTACTGCATCACGCACCTCGACGCGACCGCGATCACCGTCGAGGCGCCGCTCGCGCCGAACGTCAATGTGCACGGTACCGGATTCGCCGGCAGCCTCTATGCACTCGGCATACTGACCGCGTGGGCGCTGAGCGCGCACCTGATCGCGCGCGCCGGTCTGGATGCGGAACTGGTGGTTGCAGCGGCGACTATTCGCTACCGCAGGCCGGTGCGCGAAGATATCCGTTGCCGCTGCGCGGTCGACGTGGACGCGGCGCACGCGTTCACCGAGCATCTGGCGGGGGCGGGACGTGCGCGGCTCGCCCTCGAGGTCCGGGTCGGTGATGGGCCGGCGGCGGTCATCGAGGCGCAGATGCACGCGCGGCTGGCCGAGCCGCCGCCGTAG
- a CDS encoding winged helix-turn-helix transcriptional regulator, with amino-acid sequence MLSTTCHCTRLRRAAHAVTRLYDEALAATGLTVTQFSLLRTISRLDEPYITTLAEATGLERSTLGRNLRPLEKAGLVVFLPGRDSRTRLVRLSRQGMRALDRAIPQWEAAQKKVAGLLGEGHVEQLTTLLEELIDSPP; translated from the coding sequence ATGTTGAGCACGACCTGCCATTGCACCCGGCTGCGACGCGCGGCGCACGCGGTGACTCGGCTCTACGACGAGGCGCTGGCCGCAACCGGACTCACGGTGACGCAGTTCTCGCTGCTGCGCACGATCTCGCGCCTCGACGAGCCATACATCACCACGCTGGCCGAGGCGACAGGTCTGGAGCGCAGCACCCTCGGCCGCAACCTGCGCCCGCTGGAGAAGGCGGGTTTGGTTGTGTTTCTCCCGGGTCGCGACAGCCGTACCCGGCTGGTACGCCTGAGTCGCCAGGGCATGCGCGCACTCGATCGCGCGATACCGCAATGGGAGGCCGCGCAGAAGAAAGTCGCAGGATTGCTGGGTGAAGGGCACGTCGAGCAGCTGACAACGCTGCTGGAAGAACTGATCGACAGCCCGCCGTGA
- a CDS encoding MFS transporter: MQHATWRSPAIVLLCAATVLSLSLGVRHAFGLFLWPMSAELGWGRGAFGLALAVQNLVWGLTQPIAGHLADRHGAGRVVFGGALLYGLGLYLMSQAHTEWGLLFSAGLVIGLGLSGTAYPVVFGVVGRSVAPERRSWAMGVAMAAGSLGQFVLLPAGDLLIAGVGWSDALLLFAALALLMVPLSSALVEPGVGQGAGARDARSVLGEALRHRGFRLLSFGFFVCGFQVVFIGVHLPAYLSDGGLPSTAGAMALALIGLFNIVGSYVAGVWGARTAKPLLLAGIYAARLLVIGIFLVLPLSVWSAYGFAVAMGLLWLSTVPLTNGTVATLFGVGNLSMLAGLVFLFHQLGAFLGGWLGGYLYDLAGSYTAVWLMAMGLSAVAAVLNLPIRERPVPRIAGLQVPPEAS, from the coding sequence ATGCAGCATGCAACCTGGCGCTCACCGGCGATCGTGCTGTTATGCGCCGCCACCGTGCTGAGCCTCTCGCTCGGGGTACGGCATGCGTTTGGTCTGTTTCTGTGGCCGATGTCCGCCGAACTCGGCTGGGGGCGAGGGGCCTTTGGACTGGCGCTGGCGGTGCAGAACCTGGTCTGGGGCCTGACCCAGCCGATCGCGGGCCACCTCGCCGACCGTCACGGTGCAGGTCGCGTGGTGTTCGGCGGTGCACTGTTGTACGGGCTCGGGCTCTACCTGATGAGCCAGGCCCACACCGAGTGGGGTCTGCTGTTCAGTGCCGGGCTGGTGATCGGCCTGGGGCTCAGCGGCACCGCTTACCCGGTGGTGTTCGGCGTGGTCGGCCGCAGTGTCGCGCCGGAGCGCCGCAGCTGGGCGATGGGGGTCGCGATGGCCGCCGGCTCGCTCGGCCAGTTCGTGCTGCTGCCGGCCGGTGATCTGTTGATCGCCGGGGTCGGCTGGAGTGATGCGCTGCTGCTGTTCGCCGCCCTGGCGCTGCTGATGGTGCCGCTGTCGAGTGCGCTGGTCGAGCCCGGCGTCGGACAGGGGGCGGGCGCACGGGACGCGCGCAGCGTGCTCGGCGAGGCATTGCGCCATCGCGGGTTCCGCCTGCTGTCGTTCGGTTTCTTCGTATGTGGATTCCAGGTGGTGTTCATCGGCGTGCACCTGCCGGCGTACCTCAGTGACGGCGGTCTGCCGAGTACCGCCGGGGCCATGGCGCTGGCGCTGATCGGCCTGTTCAACATCGTCGGCTCCTATGTCGCCGGCGTGTGGGGGGCGCGTACCGCCAAGCCGCTGTTGCTTGCCGGCATCTATGCGGCGCGTCTGCTGGTGATCGGGATCTTCCTGGTGTTGCCGCTGTCGGTCTGGAGCGCCTATGGGTTTGCGGTCGCGATGGGTCTGTTGTGGTTGAGTACAGTGCCCTTGACCAACGGCACCGTTGCAACGCTGTTCGGGGTCGGCAACCTGTCGATGCTCGCCGGCCTGGTGTTCCTGTTCCACCAGCTCGGCGCCTTTCTCGGTGGTTGGCTCGGCGGCTACCTGTACGACCTGGCCGGCAGCTACACCGCGGTGTGGCTGATGGCGATGGGATTGAGCGCGGTCGCCGCGGTGCTCAACCTGCCGATCAGGGAGCGACCGGTACCGCGCATCGCCGGGTTGCAGGTGCCACCGGAGGCGTCATGA
- a CDS encoding efflux RND transporter periplasmic adaptor subunit, producing the protein MCTGVRSELRAVVTPSEASVQTERTPGRRGVLLLLVVLLAAAWLGWAIYQRLQATQAGTREKGAKPPVPVEVATIERGPIALQRTFTGTLEARAEFVVAPKVSGRVERLNLDLADPVSRGQVVAVLDDAEYVQAVARAEADLEVARASKAEADSLLQIADRELKRIDELRGRGVSSESQRDVAKAEQLAKQAQVKVTRARIASAEADLAAARIRLGYTQVTADWRGGSERRVVAERYVDEGQTLAANAPLLRIVELDPITAVFFVTERDYARLRAGQSADIATDAFPGDSFSGTIERIAPVFLESTRQARVELRIDNPDLRLKPGMFARATVTLQRVADAVTVPQQALTSRDGRDGVFLVGGDGETAVWHAVQPGILQAGRVQLIGAELAGRVVTLGQQLLEDGAPLRVSAERSAADR; encoded by the coding sequence ATGTGCACCGGGGTTCGTAGTGAACTGCGAGCCGTTGTTACCCCTTCAGAGGCCAGCGTGCAAACTGAGAGAACCCCCGGTCGCCGCGGCGTCCTGTTATTGCTGGTTGTTCTGCTTGCCGCTGCCTGGCTGGGTTGGGCGATCTATCAGCGGCTGCAGGCGACCCAGGCCGGGACCCGCGAGAAGGGCGCCAAGCCGCCGGTCCCGGTCGAGGTCGCCACGATCGAACGGGGCCCGATCGCGTTGCAGCGGACCTTCACCGGCACCCTGGAGGCGCGTGCCGAGTTCGTCGTCGCACCCAAGGTCAGCGGTCGGGTCGAGCGGTTGAATCTCGATCTCGCCGATCCGGTGAGCCGCGGCCAGGTGGTCGCGGTGCTCGACGACGCCGAGTACGTACAGGCGGTGGCGCGGGCCGAGGCCGACCTCGAGGTCGCGCGGGCGAGCAAGGCCGAGGCCGACAGCCTGTTGCAGATCGCCGACCGCGAGCTGAAGCGCATCGACGAACTGCGTGGTCGCGGCGTCAGTTCTGAATCGCAGCGCGATGTGGCCAAGGCCGAGCAACTGGCCAAGCAGGCCCAGGTCAAGGTCACCCGGGCACGCATCGCCAGCGCCGAGGCCGATCTCGCGGCGGCGCGTATCCGCCTCGGTTATACCCAGGTGACGGCCGACTGGCGCGGCGGCAGTGAACGCCGCGTGGTGGCCGAGCGCTATGTCGACGAAGGTCAGACCCTGGCGGCGAACGCACCCCTGTTGCGCATCGTCGAACTCGATCCCATCACCGCGGTGTTCTTCGTCACCGAGCGCGACTATGCGCGCCTGCGCGCCGGTCAGTCGGCCGACATCGCGACCGACGCGTTCCCCGGCGACAGCTTCTCCGGCACCATCGAGCGCATCGCCCCGGTGTTCCTCGAGTCGACCCGCCAGGCGCGCGTCGAACTGCGCATCGACAACCCCGACCTGCGTCTCAAGCCGGGCATGTTCGCGCGCGCCACGGTCACGTTGCAGCGGGTCGCCGATGCGGTGACCGTGCCGCAGCAGGCGCTGACCAGCCGGGATGGCCGCGACGGCGTGTTCCTGGTCGGCGGGGACGGCGAGACGGCCGTTTGGCATGCGGTGCAACCGGGCATTCTCCAGGCGGGACGGGTGCAGCTGATCGGGGCCGAGTTGGCGGGACGGGTCGTGACCCTGGGTCAGCAGCTGCTCGAAGACGGCGCGCCGTTGCGCGTCTCCGCCGAACGGAGCGCGGCCGACCGATGA
- a CDS encoding efflux RND transporter permease subunit, which translates to MSLASASVRRPVFASMLTLIVLVLGSVALSRLQIDLLPSIELPTLTIRTQYEGADPIVMERLVTQIVEEIVATVPGVVEMTSQSYEGNSSVRVSFAWGSDIDAVAVDVQATLADEISELPDDIVGPRVTKFDVDSFPVVLLGISSPLDPVELTQILEDQIRYRFARIPGVAQVDPWGGFTREVRVELDPAKVNALGLPLNDVLDAIRNANLDLPAGKIERGAYEVTLRAPAEFNSLDDIRHTVISKRDGAQITLGQIAKVSDTYEKLTRVIRINGERGLRVAIRKQAEANTVEVAERVLREVDELNREFPQIHIVPVINQGNFIERSIDNVAQSVLYGGALAVLVLLFFLRNLRSTLVISLAIPISVIATFALLYFGGFTLNLMTLGGLALGVGMMVDSSVVVLENIYRRHHERGELPGPAAIAGTGEVAAAVTAGTITTLTVFLPLVFVRGVPGVLFKELAYVIMFSLFCSLLVSLSLVPMLASRLLQRSASPGGRWTGLSAAAGAMLDSLENGYRDLLHGVLRYRWTSVLVSALLFSASLLLLPYIGTEFLPPSDEGEVRVTGEMEVGTRLDVIDRQTRLMEDIVYAGVPETVSAVATVVTSGTRGSAKAQGEVRLSLSPAADRPRSNTEIARDLRRQLDGEIPGMTIRTRAPQGQFLLERLLAGDEGVTVEVRGFNLDTLATLARRTAEAIAGVPGVTDVNVSREAGIPQQQIHVLRDKIADLGLEVRDVTEVIETAVAGSKAGEYRVEGNSYRILVQLENAEKRSIDEILDLTLRTPAGEQVTLRNLVTTDEGRGQVIVERKDQQRLVSVSANIAERDLGAVVRDVRSRLAEIPRPTGYDLHIAGNYEEQEKAFSELSVSLGLALLLVYMVLASQYESLRDPLVVMLSVPVATVGVLLTLFLTDTTLNLQSAIGCIMLGGIAVNNAILLVDQAGRLRTEGLPVGEALAEAGRRRLRPILMTTLTTILALLPLALGIGEGADAQAPLARVVLGGLAASTLITLLLIPAVYALIHRDRAVHP; encoded by the coding sequence ATGAGCCTGGCCAGCGCGAGTGTCCGTCGGCCGGTGTTCGCCAGCATGCTGACGCTGATCGTGCTGGTGCTCGGCTCGGTCGCGCTCAGCAGGCTGCAGATCGACCTGCTGCCGAGCATCGAGCTGCCGACGCTGACGATCCGCACCCAGTACGAGGGCGCCGACCCGATCGTGATGGAGCGCCTGGTGACGCAGATCGTCGAGGAGATCGTCGCCACCGTGCCCGGGGTGGTCGAGATGACCTCGCAATCGTACGAAGGCAACAGCAGCGTACGCGTCAGTTTCGCCTGGGGTTCGGACATCGATGCGGTCGCAGTCGACGTGCAGGCGACGCTGGCGGACGAGATCAGCGAACTGCCCGACGACATCGTCGGCCCGCGCGTGACCAAGTTCGATGTCGACAGCTTTCCGGTGGTGTTGCTCGGCATCTCCAGCCCGCTCGACCCGGTCGAGCTGACGCAGATCCTCGAGGACCAGATCCGCTACCGCTTCGCGCGTATCCCGGGGGTTGCCCAAGTCGACCCCTGGGGTGGCTTCACCCGCGAGGTGCGGGTCGAACTCGACCCGGCCAAGGTCAATGCGCTCGGTCTGCCGCTGAACGACGTGCTCGACGCGATCCGCAACGCCAACCTCGACCTGCCGGCCGGCAAGATCGAGCGCGGCGCCTACGAGGTCACGCTGCGTGCCCCGGCCGAGTTCAACAGCCTCGACGACATCCGCCATACCGTGATCAGCAAGCGCGACGGTGCGCAGATCACGCTGGGGCAGATCGCGAAGGTCAGCGACACCTACGAGAAACTGACCCGGGTGATTCGCATCAACGGCGAGCGTGGCCTGCGTGTCGCGATCCGCAAACAGGCCGAGGCCAACACCGTCGAGGTCGCCGAGCGCGTGCTGCGCGAGGTGGACGAGCTGAATCGCGAGTTCCCGCAGATCCATATCGTGCCGGTGATCAACCAGGGCAACTTCATCGAACGCTCGATCGACAACGTTGCGCAGTCGGTGCTGTACGGCGGCGCACTGGCGGTGCTGGTGCTGTTGTTCTTCCTGCGCAACCTGCGCAGCACCCTGGTGATCTCGCTGGCGATCCCGATCTCGGTGATCGCGACCTTCGCGCTGCTGTACTTCGGCGGCTTCACGTTGAATCTGATGACCCTCGGCGGGCTCGCGCTCGGTGTCGGCATGATGGTCGACAGCTCGGTGGTGGTGCTCGAGAACATCTACCGGCGTCACCACGAGCGCGGCGAGCTGCCGGGACCGGCGGCGATCGCCGGCACCGGCGAGGTCGCCGCGGCGGTCACGGCGGGCACCATTACGACGCTGACGGTGTTTCTGCCGCTGGTGTTCGTGCGCGGCGTCCCCGGGGTGCTGTTCAAGGAACTCGCGTACGTGATCATGTTTTCCCTGTTCTGTTCGCTGCTGGTCTCGCTGAGCCTGGTACCGATGCTGGCCTCGCGCCTGCTGCAGCGCTCGGCCTCCCCGGGCGGTCGCTGGACGGGCCTGAGCGCCGCCGCCGGCGCCATGCTGGATTCACTCGAGAACGGTTATCGCGATCTGCTGCACGGCGTGCTGCGCTACCGCTGGACCAGCGTACTGGTGTCTGCATTGCTGTTTTCCGCCAGCCTGTTGCTGCTGCCGTACATCGGTACCGAGTTCCTGCCGCCCAGCGACGAGGGCGAGGTGCGCGTGACCGGTGAGATGGAGGTCGGCACGCGCCTGGATGTGATCGACCGGCAGACCCGGTTGATGGAGGACATCGTGTATGCGGGTGTCCCCGAGACCGTGTCCGCGGTGGCCACGGTGGTCACCTCGGGCACACGCGGCAGCGCCAAGGCGCAGGGCGAGGTCCGCCTGTCGCTGAGCCCGGCGGCAGACCGGCCGCGCAGCAACACCGAGATCGCCCGCGACCTGCGCCGCCAGCTGGATGGCGAGATACCCGGCATGACGATCCGCACCCGCGCACCGCAGGGACAGTTCCTGCTCGAACGCCTGCTCGCCGGCGACGAGGGCGTGACCGTCGAGGTGCGCGGATTCAATCTGGACACCCTGGCGACGCTCGCGCGACGGACGGCCGAAGCGATCGCCGGGGTGCCGGGCGTGACCGACGTCAACGTCAGCCGCGAGGCGGGGATCCCGCAGCAGCAGATCCACGTCCTGCGTGACAAGATCGCCGATCTGGGACTCGAGGTGCGCGACGTCACCGAGGTCATCGAGACGGCGGTGGCCGGGTCGAAGGCCGGCGAATACCGCGTCGAGGGCAACTCCTACCGCATCCTGGTGCAGTTGGAAAACGCCGAGAAGCGCTCGATCGACGAGATCCTCGACCTCACGCTGCGCACCCCGGCCGGTGAACAGGTCACGTTGCGCAACCTGGTGACCACCGACGAGGGGCGTGGCCAGGTGATCGTCGAGCGCAAGGACCAGCAGCGGCTGGTCAGCGTGTCGGCGAACATCGCCGAGCGTGATCTCGGGGCGGTGGTGCGTGATGTCCGGTCGCGGCTCGCGGAGATCCCCCGCCCGACCGGCTATGACCTGCATATCGCCGGCAACTACGAAGAGCAGGAAAAGGCGTTCTCCGAACTCAGCGTATCCCTGGGGCTCGCGCTGCTGCTGGTCTACATGGTGCTGGCCTCGCAGTACGAATCACTGCGTGATCCCCTGGTCGTGATGCTCTCGGTGCCGGTCGCCACGGTCGGCGTGCTGCTCACGCTGTTCCTGACCGATACCACCCTCAACCTGCAGTCGGCGATCGGCTGCATCATGCTCGGTGGCATCGCGGTCAACAACGCGATCCTGCTGGTCGACCAGGCCGGGCGTCTCCGTACCGAGGGCCTGCCGGTCGGCGAGGCGCTGGCCGAGGCTGGACGGCGCCGGCTGCGTCCGATCCTGATGACGACGCTGACCACGATCCTCGCGCTGCTGCCGCTCGCGCTTGGGATCGGCGAAGGGGCCGACGCCCAGGCGCCGCTGGCGCGCGTGGTACTCGGCGGCCTCGCTGCATCGACGCTGATCACCCTGCTGCTGATCCCCGCCGTCTATGCGTTGATCCACCGCGATCGGGCCGTTCACCCTTAG
- a CDS encoding L,D-transpeptidase family protein — protein MRCRRCLLLVAPWLTGVVAATQYPLPPPGSDLVGTLQWAAARRSETLLDIARANDVGQEEIRLANPDVDRWLPEEGAEVLIPTWYVLPVAARRGLVLNLPEMRLYHFRVETAAEPAVVDTYPVSIGRMDWKTPLGETRIVAKQRDPSWHPPASVREEAAAEGRAVPERVPPGPDNPLGEYALRLAVPGYLIHGTNKPYGVGMRVTHGCVRLLPEDIAGLFEAVPVGTPVQIVNQPVKAGWEDGVLHLEVHPPLDEDPTSRGDLLRFALEIVYAELERKPAVLDGAALRRAVEEARGFPVAVSRPGASGRPITHPLFR, from the coding sequence ATGAGGTGTCGCCGCTGCCTGTTGCTTGTCGCGCCCTGGTTGACCGGGGTGGTCGCTGCCACGCAGTACCCACTGCCTCCCCCGGGCAGCGATCTGGTCGGCACGCTGCAATGGGCTGCGGCGCGCCGCAGCGAGACGCTGCTCGACATCGCGCGTGCCAACGATGTCGGCCAGGAGGAGATCCGCCTGGCCAACCCGGACGTCGATCGCTGGTTGCCCGAAGAAGGCGCCGAGGTGCTGATCCCGACGTGGTATGTCCTGCCGGTTGCCGCGCGCCGCGGGCTGGTGCTGAATCTGCCCGAGATGCGCCTCTATCACTTCCGCGTCGAGACCGCCGCTGAGCCGGCGGTGGTCGACACCTATCCGGTGAGCATCGGGCGTATGGACTGGAAGACGCCGCTCGGCGAGACGCGGATCGTCGCGAAACAGCGTGATCCGAGCTGGCATCCACCGGCATCGGTGCGAGAAGAGGCCGCCGCCGAGGGGCGCGCGGTCCCCGAACGGGTGCCGCCGGGGCCGGACAACCCGCTCGGCGAATACGCCCTGCGTCTCGCGGTGCCGGGCTACCTGATCCATGGCACGAACAAACCCTACGGGGTCGGCATGCGGGTGACCCACGGCTGTGTGCGCCTGCTGCCCGAAGACATCGCCGGACTGTTCGAGGCCGTGCCGGTCGGCACGCCGGTGCAGATCGTGAATCAGCCGGTCAAGGCCGGCTGGGAGGACGGCGTGCTGCATCTTGAGGTGCACCCACCGCTCGACGAGGATCCCACCTCACGTGGTGACCTGCTGCGCTTCGCGCTCGAGATCGTGTACGCCGAACTCGAACGAAAGCCGGCCGTCCTCGACGGCGCCGCGCTGCGCCGCGCCGTCGAGGAGGCGCGCGGTTTCCCCGTGGCGGTCTCCAGGCCCGGTGCCAGCGGGCGACCGATCACCCATCCGCTGTTCCGTTGA
- a CDS encoding L,D-transpeptidase produces the protein MNGPIAAQRTGTRTLHRLAVALLLSVAAVQGAVASEAHRLLVDTAASTLTVLEGQRPLITLHNLSIGRYGVNRQKLRGDNTTPLGRFRVTRVRRDSDFHRFIALDFPDLERARDALRQGTIDARQFERIVAAHRRGKTPPQDTALGGHIGIHGLGRADPQMHATLNWTKGCIALTDRQIDALLPWVRVGMAVEIR, from the coding sequence ATGAACGGCCCTATCGCCGCCCAAAGGACCGGGACCCGCACCCTGCATCGCCTGGCCGTCGCTCTGCTGCTGTCGGTCGCCGCGGTACAGGGTGCCGTTGCCTCCGAGGCGCATCGGCTGCTGGTCGACACCGCGGCGTCGACCTTGACCGTGTTGGAAGGCCAAAGGCCGCTGATCACGCTGCACAACCTGTCGATCGGTCGCTACGGCGTCAACCGACAGAAGCTGCGGGGCGACAACACCACGCCGCTCGGCCGCTTTCGGGTGACGCGCGTCCGCCGTGACTCCGATTTCCACCGCTTCATCGCGCTCGACTTCCCGGATCTCGAACGGGCGCGCGACGCCCTCCGACAGGGCACGATCGATGCCCGCCAGTTTGAGCGCATCGTCGCCGCGCACCGACGTGGCAAGACCCCTCCGCAAGACACTGCCCTGGGCGGACACATCGGCATTCACGGCCTGGGGCGCGCCGACCCGCAGATGCATGCAACGCTGAACTGGACCAAGGGGTGCATCGCGCTGACCGACCGGCAGATCGACGCGCTGTTGCCCTGGGTGCGCGTCGGCATGGCGGTGGAAATTCGCTAG
- a CDS encoding DUF2780 domain-containing protein has product MRKYSLKSIAATALVSLFLMSSLANAAGLVDMVTGQLGVSPSQAEGGLGALLRTAKGSMGDDQYGSLLSMVPGLDGLVDQAPALGGGSSGLGGLASSAGQLLGGGSGDSLAGMGQLTQAFDSLGLSSDMVGSFSKLLLDYVQNEGGSQAFELLKGALPI; this is encoded by the coding sequence ATGCGCAAATACTCCCTCAAGTCGATCGCCGCGACGGCGCTCGTTTCCCTGTTCTTGATGTCCAGCCTGGCGAATGCCGCCGGCCTGGTCGATATGGTCACCGGTCAGCTCGGTGTGTCGCCGTCTCAGGCCGAAGGCGGCCTCGGCGCCCTGCTGCGCACCGCGAAGGGCTCGATGGGCGACGATCAATACGGCAGCCTGCTGTCGATGGTCCCCGGCCTGGACGGCCTGGTCGATCAGGCACCGGCGCTGGGCGGTGGGAGCAGTGGCCTGGGCGGTCTGGCCAGTTCCGCCGGCCAACTGCTTGGCGGCGGCTCGGGCGATTCGCTGGCCGGGATGGGACAGCTGACCCAGGCATTCGACAGCCTGGGACTGTCCTCGGACATGGTCGGCAGCTTCTCCAAGCTGTTGCTCGACTATGTCCAGAACGAAGGCGGCAGCCAGGCCTTCGAACTGCTCAAGGGGGCACTCCCGATCTGA
- a CDS encoding DUF2058 domain-containing protein, translated as MGNSLQDELLKAGLIDQNKIDQARKSKNKQAAQRQKPKKKPRPPHAERPPLTPEQLEKQARDRELEQQRAEVRRQREVAAEVRQLVSRHKHPRVEREDDKPFHFENKGKIKRLYVSAETHQLIADRKLTIVNDNGVFELVPPEIAERIRKRNPSLVIDLPEDKAPDADDPYAQYQVPDDLMW; from the coding sequence ATGGGCAACTCACTGCAGGACGAACTGCTCAAGGCCGGCCTGATCGACCAGAACAAGATCGATCAGGCGCGCAAGTCGAAAAACAAGCAGGCGGCGCAACGGCAGAAGCCGAAGAAAAAACCCAGGCCGCCACACGCCGAGCGGCCACCGCTGACACCGGAACAACTCGAGAAGCAGGCACGCGACCGCGAACTCGAACAGCAGCGCGCCGAGGTGCGCCGCCAGCGCGAAGTCGCCGCCGAGGTACGCCAGCTGGTCAGCCGACACAAGCATCCGCGCGTCGAGCGCGAGGACGACAAACCGTTTCATTTCGAGAACAAGGGCAAGATCAAACGCCTGTACGTGTCGGCCGAGACGCATCAGCTGATCGCCGACCGCAAGCTGACGATCGTCAACGACAACGGGGTGTTCGAGCTGGTCCCTCCGGAGATCGCCGAACGGATCCGCAAGCGCAACCCCAGCCTGGTGATCGACCTGCCCGAGGACAAGGCGCCGGATGCCGATGACCCCTATGCGCAATACCAGGTACCCGACGATCTGATGTGGTGA